Genomic segment of Scyliorhinus torazame isolate Kashiwa2021f chromosome 7, sScyTor2.1, whole genome shotgun sequence:
gccatgattaccatagcgcgggaacaaagcccgtgcttcccatttggccccgcccccaatggccggtgcccccagctcctcatcctctctcccccccccccccccacacacgacatggggaagagagaaaagttacagggtcgcaggattaacaacttgggaaatcatctcttcccccatttccccctcccttcaccccacgtagttaccccaccactttgtcccaaacgttctttttctagcccgcttattccagttcctcctcgacaataaatgtccacgcctcttctgccgtttcaaagtagtggtgtttcccttgatgtgtgacccacagtcttgccggctgcagcattccaaatttaaccttccttttgtgtagcaccgccttggcccgattaaagcttgccctccttctcgccacctccgcactccaatcttgatatacgcggatcaccgcgttctcccacctactgctccgggttttctttgcccatctgaggaccatctctctgtccttatgtcggagaaatctcaccactatggctcgaggaatttctccagccctcggtcttcgcgccataactcgataagctccctccacctccaacgggcccgtcggggcctccgatcccattaacgagtgaagcatcgtgctcacatatgccccgacgtccgccccttctgcaccttcgggaagaccaagaatccttaaattgttcctcctcgcattattctccagcacctccagcctttccacacaccttttgtgttgtgcctcgtgcatctccgttttcaccaccaggccctgtatttcgtcctcattctcagcagcctttgccttcacgacccgaagctcctgctcctgggtcttttgctcctcctttagcccttcaatcgcctgtaatatcggggccaacagctccttcttcatctcctttttaagttcttccacgcagcgccgcaggaactcttgttggtcagggccccatattaaactgccaccttccgacgccatcttgctttgtgcctgccttcctggccgctgctgtagaggatccaccgcaatccggccactttcctctcctttttccatccgtgtccagcggggattcccttctggtttaccgcacagtgtttttagccgttaaaattgccgttgggactcctattaagagcccaaaagtccgttccaccgggagctgccgaaacgtgcgacctagctggtcatcgccgcacccggaagtctctgttTTCACCTCTTAATGCAcacttatttctgggatgttatttgtaccCTCCACAGTGAAAACAGATGCATTTCCTTATTGTCTATTATTAATTCCCCATTCTCACTTTCTAGAGGACTATCACTCACTTcacttttttatttttaaatcctCTGGAAACTCTTATCTGTTTTTGTATTTCTAGTGAGCTGTCTCTCATACTCTTAATTTCTCCCCTTCTTAATTTTTTAGTCATATTTTGctgtttatattctgtccaatcttcggacctgccactcatctttgtGGAATTATacaccttttctttcaatttgatactatctttaacttcttTAATTAGCCGCTGATTAGCCGCTCCTTTCCTTGGAGTCTTTCTTTCTCGCTGATATATATCTTTTGAGTATTCTGTATCTCCTATCACACAAAGCTCTCTGTTGGGTGCCATTATTTAATATATCAACCTCTTATGTTTCACATCCATATATGTTGTAAGCCACATTCAGCGTGTCCGCCTATCAACTTCAATAACATATGTTTGTTAATTTGCCTGCTTTCACTCCTGAAGATGCGGGTTCTTGCGAAGAAACACTTTGACATATACTTTCTACCCCAGAATCTCTCCCTATTTCCATTTTTCACATGTAACCTAGGCAATGAGATGGCTTGACTGAGGTGGCAATTCTATCCAGATACACCTCCCCTCCAAATATAATCTCTGTGCGGCAATCGGCAATCAAGTGTGgaaattgtggggcagcacggtggccctgcagcctcacggcgccgaggtcccaggttcgatcccggctctgggtcactgtccatgtggagtttgtacattctcctcgtgtttgcgtgggttttgcccccacaacccaaagatgttttggctaggtggattggccatgctaaattgccccttaattggaaataatgaattggtaacactaaatttattttttaaaaagtgtggaAATTGTGGCTGATCTGTGTTCATTTCCGTCTCCTCTGCATTGCTGCCATGACAATTTTTATGAAAGGAAGTATTCGACTAATCCATATTCAGCTCCTATTACAGTGCCAAACCATTAAATTAATTTGTAAAGAAAAAACCTGAAATTCTCATTATGCAAATATTAGAAACCATAAATGTAATCAATTTCACTTATTTCGCAGATGGAATAAACAAATTGACCAATGTAGGAAGTGATGGACTTTCAAATGGTGTCCAAATCATGGAGACTTTCAGgatgcagtttcacagaaaagccaATAATGATCTCTGTGCACAATCCACTGTGGCTTCTACATTTGGGGCCAGAAAGAGAAGTGGTGGCCAAGCTGAGGTAACTGGTTGTTCTTCCCCTCTTGCGAAGCGCAAGCGTGCTGAGCCAACCTTGGATGATTGGGACGTGCTGAACTGTTATTGAGGAGAAACCTAGCGTCCTAAAAGAGTTACTCCGCATGCAAGCTATGTGAAAAGGATTTCCGATGATTCACTAGTTAACAAGGCCCGGATGGTTGAATTGCGCCATAATTAAAGATTTCAACATTCATTCTTTGCCTGGCTAAGATGAAAGTATTGCTGGTCAGTTTACAATGTTTCTGATTACACGTATTTCTCGTCTTGGTTTCTGGAGTTAAATTGCTTTTTGAGTTGTATGATAAACGGAAATTGAGAAATAAATTTTTTAAAGTTGCACAAGATGAATTCCGCTGACAGCCCCTCAATTGCCAATTTTCCTTTATTCTGCGAATATCTGAGTCTCCTTTTCTCTTTATTTTCATGTTGCATAAATGAAAATAGCTTGCCGAGAAGTCCACAGCAGCCCATGGATGTACACTCCTCTTACAGGCCCTCTGTAGTGTTTCTCTGTGGTAGTATGACTAAAATCAGAGGTTGGATGGGGAGGAGGGAATTAAACCTCATCTCAGTACAACAGTGGCAATAAGTGTTGATGGCTTTTCAGCATTTAGTCATTTCTAAGGGTTACCATGCACATTTATTTTGTGATCCTTACCTTTCTGAACAAGCGGAAGTAACCCTTGTACATGATGTTCAGAAAATTGATCCTGCCTGGAGAAGGATCCAGGATCGGATTCAGCCACGCACTGCAGACAACTAATGATCTGAAACCATTTACTTAACTTGAAAACCATTAGTAAGAAACCCACTGAGCCTATTTCCAACCTGCCTTGTCAGTGCTCACTAAAAGCAATACAAGCAAAATCAGTGGAATAAAGATATTTGTAAATAAGGCCTGAGATGGCAGCATTTGGACGTTTCCGATTGAATCTGGGTAGATGTGAAATAAAGAAATAGATGATCTGAGGTTTTTGATAGTTGTTAAAAGGTTTGATGCCCTGGAGGATGGTTTCATTTCATATAAACCTTGTTTCTGAATAAATGTGAATTAAACCGCATGGCAAAAAAATTGTTGTAAACATTTTAGGAATGGTAGCCTGCTATTACATTATCAGGGGACAGGTTTGTGCAGTGAGTTAGCACGTTGTACTTTCACCTGAGACCGAGGTTGAAACCGGAGTTGGACTGATGAGATAAAAGTCCCTTCTCTTTACCAGCTGCGTGTGCCTTCCATTAAATTAAGTTGGGTAGTTTTGAAATTGCCGATTAGTTTTAATTTCAACAAGAGAAGCCACCAGAAGGTTTATGTGTGAAATAGAAAGACTTGTCCTGGTACAAAATTCTTCTTTGGACAGAGAAGATTTAGAGGAAATGtgatgtgttcaaaatcatgaaggattttgataagtaaataaggagaaactgcttCCAGTGCCAGAAAAGTCAGTAATCAGAGGGCACTGTTGTCTATAACTTTGACCAGTTTATACTAAAACTTGTTTACCCAGGTGCTCTTGCCCattagaccatgagacataggagcagaattaggccactcggcccatcgagtctgctccgccattcaatcatggctgatatttttctcagccgcattctcctgccttctcccaataacccctgatccccatatgaatcaagaacctatctatctctgtcttaaagacactcagtgatttggcctccacagccggcAGCTTTCCACAATAATTCCATTGTCACGAACCACACTGATGGTATCcgtgagggtatcccaacttgtaaCATCGGTTCATGGGCGTGTATActtaagtgaaaccccagtgagattaACACGCCCAGTCGTCGTGTAACAATTATTGATGATTATTCATTAAATTAAAGACAAATATATACAAACAGATCAACCGTACTCTAggacaattaagtatatgaatcacGAAACACACAGTTTGTGTAGaaagtaccccttgttccaaactaTATGATTCCTGAACTCCTTAAGGCTTCCCCTTTGTCAAACAGAATGCAAATTTAAGTAAATCTGTAAGTCAAATCCAGTTTataattaccacacaatacagtGCGGATAGTCAAATCTGGGAAATttcttttcctggtccagcaaagatagTTAAACCGCCTTTACAAAAGGTTTCTGCACGACCTTCGCTCTAAGACTTCGATGCTAACCTAATTTCCTGGCTGTTAGATTTCAAACTCGCCTCTCCGGCTGTTAGTGTATACTGCTTCtctgcttctgagggtgctggcaacTATTTATCATTTGTCTAGCCACCTGCATCTTGTTACTTTTAGAGTTGCATCTCATTGTGCCTCTTGAATACTGGCTACTGCTAttgctaggcagatttctacctgttgctgggcagatcgcATCCCATCACGCCTTGTTACATTTGTGTTAGTGCTGTTACTAGACcggtttctacctgttgctggataGATTCATGATGCCACCAACCACACACATCTGGCTGTACAAATTCCACTCCCATTTTAAAAAGCTTTATTAAATGCTGTTTTCTTTTCTAATCTGCTTATCTAATATTTTTACTATCATTTACCATCAAAAGATACATATCCATTGCATGAAATGTCTTATTTCAAGTAAACTTGACAATACAAAAAAACATGTAATTGTGACGTAGCTGAAACTTAGTAATAGTAAACCAGGAGGAAACATTTGCACAAATCAATGGAGTTTGATCAACATTGGTTTCTGCTGAGTGTTGATAACCTTTTAATGTACAATATTGAACAACCTTATCACAAAGCAGCATTAGGGAGATGGCAAATGTGTAATTCTGGAGCTGTTAGGTTACAGCTAAAAGACATTTTCCAGTCTTCTCCGGTCCCCCAGTTGTGTGTTTCTTGGCAACGCGCTGTTCCCTGGCAgctggattctctcttcccgccacttgtcaatggaacttcccattgaagccatcccgtgCCACCGGGAATCCACAGGCAGGGTTGCActgctggtgggaacagagaatctcaacggccagagaattccagccgttGTGTATGTATGCAATGAGATGCTGCTTTTTCCAAAGCCATCTGCGGATCAAAGATTAATTTCTCAGGTAAATGAACCATAAAACGATAAGTATGTTGTCCTGGTTTAGTAATATGGTGTTCTTGTTAGTCAAGCTGTCATTTCCCTTGGTGACGTTTTTTGGAACCCACTTCTGATATTAGTTTGCAGCACAGTTGTACTCGTCTGACCAATCCACACAGTGCTGAATATTATCCCTGCACAGTTGTCTGGGAATGCAGTTACAGTATTGAGAGACAACAGATTCGCAGTTCCAATACTGTGGCCCACATGGAGGACAGTCCGACACTGAAAAAATATATAAAAAGCAAAAAATAGTCAAGATTGTATGACACTGAAAATATTAAAATCAAATAGGTGTTTGGTAGTAGAGAACTGGAGTCTTGCTGAAAAAAGGCATacagtcaaagcttttcatcttgcagtcatcaggatagattcacaagaataccaactgTAAAAGGAACTACAATTTATGTTACATGAGATGtgcactgattggttggcaaatgtaCCCTGATTGGTATAGATGTTACCAGAGTGCATCAGGGAACAGTTAACTTTCAaggttttgtttaaattcaaatgaGGCAAGGTGATTCTGATAGGTCAAGACATTGccctgagggagctgggggaggggatcgaggaaggtctgtgggctgatgccctgggtagggttaattcctccttctcgtgtgccaggctcagcctaatacaatttaaggtggttcacagagcgcacttgacgggggcgaggttgagtaggttctttggggtcgaggacagatgtggaaggtgctcagggagcccggcgaaccatgtccatatgttttggtcatgcccagcactggaggggttctggagaggagtggcgggagcaatatctcaggtggtgaaagtccgggtcaagccaagctgggggctagcaatatttggagtagtggacaagccgggagtgcaggaggcgaaagaggccggcattctggcctttgcgtccctagtagcccggcaaaggatcttgctaatgtggaaggaggtgaagggggggaatgggggattgcttggggggatggatgagcaggagataacatgaagggtgggggaaactggcacgtggggagagagccagtgtataatgctatgtaaatataccattttgccatgtatatatcttgctcagtgcgattttgtgttattttgttacgggggcggggggttattgtttgtaaggggaaaaaattgtgttgttaaaaaactttaataaatatatattttttaaaaagacattgccctgaggaatgaactagGGACTGACCGACTCCCAAGCTTTTGATTAGTTGAAAAATATAGTGTGGCTTAATTATGAGTGCTAGGAGCTAAATATATTCACACAGGGCTCTgccctttgcagacagaaagaaaatgtccacacattgcacctttttcaactaaatAAAATATAGGgggcagccattccctggttcattcacctgcttggtttgaatttaacaaaagcttggcagtaaaTGACCCAGATGCATCCTCTATGgcgatgcctctaccaatcagtgtccacttgcaaatcagcactctcttctcatgcaatatgaattgttgttccttttattattggtattcttgcaaatctatcctgatgagtgcaagacaaaaactttgacagcatgtctcttttcagcaaatTTAAATCAGTACATATTAGGGACATATAAATCCGGGAAATTTACTGCACAATTGGATTAGATATACTGTAAAGTTCCCTTTGCTCTACCCTGAAATAGGAGGCAGTCACAACCTCCAATGCCCACTGCTCTGGTCTCTTATTTCTCTGTTTCCTACACCAGCCCTACATAGTCTGATGGGTCTTGCTAGTGGATGAGATTGCCATTTCCTTTTTTATTAAATTCCCCCACCCCCTGAAGTATTGCTACTTTTCTGCAGCTACTATTAGTTTTGAAGTAACTGCTGCCTCCAGAGGTTTCAGACCCACTGAAGCAATTGACAGCCCCAGatgcagcaccgcccccccccccccccaagggcaacATAAGCAGAGGCAAATATGTTTTGTGACTGCTGGTGGGTTAACTAACTAAGCCTATCTAAAGCAgtgattgtcaaactcaggggcacgacccgcgggtggagggtcgcggagccatccttcgtggcgctcccgatcacgcaaatctgcgcatagcagccggcttttaaaaacGCCGGCTGCAAGCCGCCTTCAAAATAACCACGATCAtgtaaaaaaaaatgcggccgcattgcgcatgcacgcccgatcatcggtgcgcatgtgcataaccggtgatcgggcacgcatgcgcagtgcgggcactttttttttaatggtcgcagctttttgttttacaagtttggtgggggggggggggggtttactcattttattcattgaatttttatttttttcatttattttattcattttacttttattttcttttacaaaatttatttgataaaattttacaggaaaaaatgcaCAACTttagacagatggagactccatactttccaacaccggaaggcttcaccttcatccaacaggttctatTGGAGGagagtgtacgagggccaaagggacccaaaaccatttcctccatttttgtcagcagcaaacaaggtaagagaaaatggtgggtcgcgcaggtcggccggcatgggtcgcgaagttcggctgggttgggtcccaaaggttggccggttggtaaaaatgggtccccggaaaaaaagtttgaagaacactgatctaaagGATCTTATTGTCAATGGCCCACATGTACTTTCCCCATTCAAGATATAACTGACCCGAAACAGTGGACTGTTACATAAACAATTGTAAATCCACAGATGTTCTCCCCTTCCAGCTTCTGTTGAACTTGCAATGTAAAGGATAGTTTCAAATTTACTAGAAATCTGAAACAATATTTGTACTGCTTTCTGAAAACACAtttgcagagggcagcacggtggcgcagtggtagcactgcagtctcacggtgccgaagtcccaggttcaatcccggctctgggtcactgtccatgtggagtttgcacattctccccctgtttgcgtgggtttcgcccccacaacccaaagatgtgcaaggtaggtggattgaacacgctaaattgccccttaattggaaaaaatgaattgggtcctctaacatttttttttttttaatttgcaccATAAACACAAAATCTAACAAACTCTAGGGTAGGGGAAAGTCTAATACTATTGATTTACTAGACGCTGGTACAAATGTATGCTCACAGGGCCCAGATTCATCAGAGCAATCTCCACAGTTGTTGAACCCATTGCACACTTGATCCGTGTAAACCCACGAGCTAGGATCGCCACATCTGAACACAAGATAGCTCGGCAGATTGTGCGGCAAGTCACCTGGCAGGACAGAGCAGGGCATCAGCTGAAGtcacttaaaaaataaatttaaatacaAACTGAAAACTAGAATAGATACCTACTACACATTGCAGGTTCCTTATTCGCAACATCTAAACAATCCTTGATCCGGTGACAAACTTGAGAAGGTTGCAAACAGATGACGCTGTTGTCACACAGGAATCCGGAGTGATTATTTGCAGTTATGCAAAATCTGCTCTCTGGAAAAGATATATTTTGAATTGTAACATTGTTTGCTCTTACAACCTCTTCCTGCAACTAGAAAAAGGTGGAATTTCCTTTTGTAGCATTTAACACTGCGCCAAAGGAAGTACCAACAAAGTATGCAAAACAAAAGATAACTCTGGAGCTATGTTACAAAATCCAAAGATCATTCCTGTAGTTTGATGTCTTGACATCAATCAGCGCAGACAGACAAGGCAACAGTTGGGGTGCTGCAATTAAGGTCAACAGGTCAAGAACaggattggaaaaaaaatgaaacatATATTTTGTCTCGGTCACTATCCTTTCACTCTTGCTGGATGTGCACATGGAGACTGAGTGATAGTGGGATTGTTCTAGTTTTTGATACAGCCCATGATAGTACAGATACTCAATAATGTATTGAAAGGCTGCTCTTTGAATGTAGCCCCTTTGAATGATAGCTAAGAGAGTGAATACCACAAGTGAAAAATATCTTATTTTAAGCACATTTGCAAGATGGTGACAGCAATTAGGTTGAGGGATGTGAGACTAAGGGCCCTGTGAGTGGGATGACTATGTGTTCACAAGCACTGTGGCTTGGAGTTTCTGCTAGGAATACAATCAGCAAAATGTACCCATCCCTGCACCAGTTATGCAAAGCAAAGTTACATTTGGGTTTCCACACAACGTAGCCTGAAAATAAAATCTCTCATGAATCATTAGTTCAATTAAGCAGTGTAATCAATCATTGTCAATTTAAGACTGAAACACGGCATTCTCCAGCATCACAAAGAGGAGTGGAATTGCCAGGGAATGAGTCATTCCCTTGAACTAACTGATTTAATACTCTTAACCTTAGTTTTCAATTGGCTGTGATTAACTGCTTTGATCAGCGCTTTGTGCACAATTCCTGTGACCAGCAGTCAACTGATGTCACAAAAGTGCCCTGCTCTGCTGTCATTTATTCAGTTCATGCTGTTAGTATACTGCGGACCGAACCCCAgtttttgttaggataccagacgagaatcttgggtagggtgtgtggacagtctgggtcatgttgacatcgaaaaggaggaactATTGGGTCTTCTAAAGGACATTAAAGTAGATaaatctcctgggccggatgggatttaccccagaatttgagggaagcaagggaggaaattgctggggccttaactgatatctttgtatcctcattggctacagttgggatcccagaggactggagaatagctaatgtggtcccgctgtttaaaaaaggtagcagggttaatccaggaaactataggccggtgagcctcacgtcggtagcaggtaaattattggagagaattctccactcccgcgccggttgggagaatcgcctgggccgccaaaatttcccaggacgccagtccgacgccctcccgcgattctcccaagcggcgggaacggccccgtgggccgcaggccggagaatcgccggagacacccaaaatggcgattctccggcacccccgctattctcaggcccggatgggccaagcggccaggccaatacggcgggttccccccggcgccgtccacacctggtcgctgccgttgggaacagcgcgggaacgctggggggggcagcctgcgggggggggaggggggatcctgcacccgggggtacctcaaatgtggcatggcccgcgattggtgcccaccgatcgtcgggccgtcctctctgaaggaggacctccttccttccgcggccccgcaagatccgtccgccatcttcttgcggggcggactccgagaggacggcaaccacgcatgcgcgggtgacgtcagttatgcggcgccggccgcgtcatctatgcggagctgcctttacgcggcaacaaggcctggcgcgtgtagatgacgcggccctgatcctagcccattgtcggggcctgaaccggtcgggatcggggcctttttgcgccgtcgtgaacctctacggtgttcacaacggcgtgggcacttcagcgcgggagtggagaatcccgcccaggatttatacccatttgtaaACAAATGGATTCACTAgcgatagcatggttttgtgaaggggaggtcgtgcctcactaacatgATCGTGTtttatgaggaggtgacaaagataattgatatggggagggtggtggaagttgttcacatggacttcagtaaagcctttgattcATGGCagcctggtacaaaaggtgaagtcatgtgggctcagaggtgaggtggtaagatggatatagaactggttcAGCCACAGAAAACTaagagtagcagtagaagggtgtttttctgaatggaaggttctgactagtggtgttccacagggacctgtgctggggcctctgttgtttgtagtatacataaacaatttggaggaaaatgtagctggtctgattagtaagttcacagatagtgttgaggattgtcagaggacatagataggttggagacttgggcagagaaatggcaaatagagtttaatccagacaaatgtgaggtaatgcattttggtaggtctaacatagaggggaaatatagcgTAAATGGCAAAaaccttaggaatatagaaagtcagagaaatctgggcgctccggtccacagatctttgaaagtgacaa
This window contains:
- the LOC140426492 gene encoding low-density lipoprotein receptor class A domain-containing protein 1-like isoform X1, which translates into the protein MQQEPETMTFNKTFPENISTPSFDVTPFGSTISMTSNKSKKGKRDYWDCSQRGSPCCCSRQCCWISVVVMLILGIIVAAVACAVVFGIRKTIPESRFCITANNHSGFLCDNSVICLQPSQVCHRIKDCLDVANKEPAMCSDLPHNLPSYLVFRCGDPSSWVYTDQVCNGFNNCGDCSDESGPLSDCPPCGPQYWNCESVVSQYCNCIPRQLCRDNIQHCVDWSDEYNCAAN
- the LOC140426492 gene encoding low-density lipoprotein receptor class A domain-containing protein 1-like isoform X2, with amino-acid sequence MQQEPETMTFNKTFPENISTPSFDVTPFGSTISMTSNKSKKDYWDCSQRGSPCCCSRQCCWISVVVMLILGIIVAAVACAVVFGIRKTIPESRFCITANNHSGFLCDNSVICLQPSQVCHRIKDCLDVANKEPAMCSDLPHNLPSYLVFRCGDPSSWVYTDQVCNGFNNCGDCSDESGPLSDCPPCGPQYWNCESVVSQYCNCIPRQLCRDNIQHCVDWSDEYNCAAN
- the LOC140426492 gene encoding low-density lipoprotein receptor class A domain-containing protein 1-like isoform X3; translation: MQQEPETMTFNKTFPENISTPSFDVTPFGSTISMTSNKSKKGKRDYWDCSQRGSPCCCSRQCCWISVVVMLILGIIVAAVACAVVFGIRKTIPESRFCITANNHSGFLCDNSVICLQPSQVCHRIKDCLDVANKEPAMCMSDCPPCGPQYWNCESVVSQYCNCIPRQLCRDNIQHCVDWSDEYNCAAN